One window of Equus quagga isolate Etosha38 chromosome 4, UCLA_HA_Equagga_1.0, whole genome shotgun sequence genomic DNA carries:
- the DHRS9 gene encoding dehydrogenase/reductase SDR family member 9: MFFWLLALLILCHFLWNYKRQLKIADITDKYIFITGCDTGFGNLAARTFDKKGFRVIAACLTESGSKALKAETSERLHTVLLDVTDPENVKRTAQWVKDQVGEKGLWGLINNAGVLGVLAPTDWLTVEDYREPIEVNLFGLINVTLNMLPLVKKARGRVINVSSIGGRLAFCGGGYTLSKYAVEGFNDSLRRDMKAFGVHVSCIEPGLFKTALADPLKTTEKKLAIWKHLSPDIKQQYGEGYIEKSLNKLKGTSSFVNMDLSLVVECMDHALTSLFPKTHYAAGKDAKTFWIPLSHMPAVLQDFLLLKQKVELANPKAV; encoded by the exons ATGTTCTTTTGGTTGTTAGCCCTCCTGATCCTCTGTCATTTTCTGTGGAATTATAAAAGACAACTAAAGATTGCAGACATCACTGATAAGTACATTTTCATCACTGGGTGTGACACGGGCTTTGGAAACTTGGCAGCCAGAACTTTTGATAAAAAAGGATTTCGTGTAATTGCTGCCTGCCTGACTGAATCAGGATCAAAAGCTTTAAAGGCAGAAACCTCAGAGAGGCTTCACACTGTGCTTCTGGATGTAACTGACCCAGAGAATGTCAAGAGGACTGCCCAGTGGGTGAAAGACCAAGTCGGGGAAAAAG gaCTCTGGGGTCTGATCAACAACGCTGGTGTTCTCGGTGTGCTGGCTCCCACCGACTGGCTGACGGTGGAGGACTACAGAGAACCTATTGAAGTGAATCTGTTTGGACTCATCAATGTGACATTAAATATGCTTCCCTTGGTCAAAAAAGCTCGAGGGAGGGTTATCAATGTCTCCAGCATTGGGGGTCGACTTGCATTCTGTGGAGGAGGTTATACTCTATCCAAATACGCAGTAGAAGGCTTCAACGACAGCTTAAG ACGGGACATGAAAGCTTTCGGCGTGCACGTCTCATGCATTGAACCAGGATTGTTCAAAACAGCGTTGGCAGATCCACTAAAGACCACCGAAAAAAAACTCGCCATTTGGAAGCATCTGTCTCCAGACATCAAACAGCAATATGGAGAAGGTTACATTGAAAAAA GTCTAAACAAACTGAAAGGCACTTCCTCCTTTGTGAACATGGACCTCTCCTTGGTGGTGGAGTGCATGGACCACGCTCTCACAAGTCTCTTCCCTAAGACCCATTATGCTGCTGGAAAAGATGCCAAGACTTTCTGGATACCTCTGTCTCACATGCCAGCAGTTTTGCAagactttttattgttgaaacagaaagtagaactgGCTAATCCCAAGGCAGTGTGA